In the Bacillus sp. HSf4 genome, CGATAATAGAGCTCCCGGAACGATCAAAGGCGGCACAAATGCGAGAAGAAGGGCGACAATGACGACGAACGGCGTATAATACTTGGCAAACTTGCTGATAAAGTTCTCGGTTTTCGCTTTTCTTGCGCTCGCATTTTGAACCAAATCAAGAATTTTAGATACGGTCGATTCGCTGTATTCCTTGACGACTTCGACTTTGAGCACGCCGTTTTTATTGACAAAGCCGCTGAGCACCTCTTCCCCGGGCGCCGCTTCGCGCGGCACGGATTCCCCGGTTAGCGCAGAAGTATCAACCATCGACTTTCCTTCTAAAACCTTGCCGTCAAGAGGGATTTTTTCCCCCGGTTTAATGATGATCACATCGCCTGCTTTGACAATGTCCGGGGATACCTTGGCCGTCCCGTCCTCTGTTTGCAGATTGGCGTAGTCGGGGCGGATGTCCATCAAATCACTGATCGATTTTCGCGAGCGGTTGACAGCGGCTCCCTGAAACAGCTCGCCGATTTGGTAAAACAGCATAACGGCGACACCTTCCGGGTACTGCTTGATGATGAATGCGCCGATCGTCGCGATCGTCATTAAGAAATGCTCATCAAAAACCCGGCCGCGAAACATATTTTTAACCGCTCTTAACACGACGTCACCGCCGATGAGAAGATAAGCAAGGATAAAGAAGAGAAATTCAGGTGCACCGCCGGCAGAAAAAAGAAAGCCTGCCGCTCCGAGAACGGTTCCCGCGATCAGTCTTGCGATCGTTTTTTTCATGCGCTTTCCTGCGGTATGCGTTGAAGAAGAGGCACCTTCCTTCAGTGCCACATGTACGTGCGGTTCAATGGCCGTCACTTTTTTCTCGATTTCCGAGGATATGTTTTGGCTTGTGTCTTTGTTGACCCTGACGGTCAGAGTGGTTGTGGCAAAATTGACCGAGCACGCATCAATTCCTTCCATGCCGGCGATTTCATTTTCAATTTTCTGCGCGCAGTTCCCGCAGTCAAGGCCGTTTAGCATGTATTCTTGCTTCACTTTGTCCATCTCTCTCACCTTTCTTTTAAGCGCCGTGACGGTTCATTTTATATATGAGCATATATGCATATATTATGTAACCTTATTATATGCTCGATCCGGAAAATGTGTCAATCGCTCTTTTGTATGAATCGGTCCCTTTTCTTGCCGGTAAAACGCAAATGGGCATATTGGAAACGCTGTCTCAATATACTTAGTTTAGCTATTAAACTAACAAGCTTTCATTCACAAGGAGTGAGCGTCTTTGAAAAAACGATGTCTGATGATGATCTGCCTCGCCTTTTTGTTCGTGTTTGCCTCCGGATGCAGCGGTGACGGTACAGATGGGCAGAATGCAAAAGAAGTCAAAGTATGGGATTATTTCACAGGCAAACAGCAGGAGCTTTACCATGAACTGGTCGATCAGTACAACCAATCACAGGACCGGTTTCAAGTGGTCACAGAATACATCCCTTTTAACGAAGTTAAAAAGCAGCTTTCCGTGGGGACAGCCGGAAATGCGCTGCCTGATGCGGTGTTTCTCGACAATGTCGACAATGCTTCATTTGCCGCAATGGGTGTTCTTGAGGATTTGACGGACAGAATTGAAAAATGGGGGCAGATCGATCAGTTTTATGAAGGACCTTTATCATCGGCCCGTTATCAAGAAAAGTATTACGGCATTCCGTTTGCAAGCAACGCACTGGCGTTGTTTTACAACAACGATCTGCTCCAGGAGGCCGGAGTGACGGGGCCGCCGAAAACGTGGGACGAATTGAAGGAAGCGGCCAAAAAAGCGAGCAAAGGCCAGACGAAGGGCTTTGCGATGTCGGCGGTCAAATCGGAGGAAGGCGCTTTTCAATTTTACCCGTTCCTCCTGTCTGCGGGTGCAGATTTTGACAGCCTCCAATCAAAGGAAGCCGAACATTCCCTGCAATTTTTAACCGATTTAGTCAAGGAAGGCGCGATGAGCAAAGAAGTGTTAAACGCCACACAGGATGATCTGGCCAGACAGTTTGCGGCGGGACAGCTCGCCATGATGATCAACGGCTCCTGGAATATTGAACGGTTAAAAGGAGCCGAACAACTGGATTACGGCATCACTTTTATCCCGAAAGATCAAAGATATGCATCTGCTCTCGGCGGAGAAAATCTCGCCGTTGTCAAAGGGAAAAATACCGAAGGTGCATGGGATTTTATCACCTGGCTCCTCGATCCCGGCCGGCTTGAAACGCTGACGGCGGAAACCGGCGTTTTTCCGCCGCGGAAAGATCTGCTCGAATCGTCGGATCATTGGAAAACGGATCAGAATCTAAAGTCGTTTATCCCGATCATGGATATCGCATCGGCGCGGGGGCCTTCCAAAGACTGGCCGCACATTTCCGAATCGCTGCAAATGGCTCTTCAGCAGGCTCTGAGTGAAAGCAAAACACCGAAGGAAGCGCTGGATGAGGCCGCACGGAAGGTCGAAACACTAAAATAAGGAGTTTGATCATGATCAAAGCGTTCGTCCGAAAATGGGAAGGGTATTTCTTTATTTTTCCGGCTGTCCTGTTTATGTTGGCCCTGATCGGCTATCCCTTGATCTACAATATTCTGCTCGGTTTTCAGAACCTGTCGCTTGCCAACTTCGCCTCCCAGGACGCCGGCTTTGTCGGGTTTGAAAATTACAAGCGGCTCGCTCAAGAAAACGTATTCTGGGTTTCTTTGAAAAACACGCTGCTTTACACCGTCGGAAGCGTTGTTTTTCAATTTGCGGCCGGTTTTTTGCTGGCCTTGTTTTTCAGCATGAAGTTCCGCCTCGCCCCGTTTCTCCGCGGGCTGATGATGGTAAGCTGGCTGATTCCGCTGACGGTTACGGCGCTTTTATTTAAATTTATGATGGCTTCGGGTGAAGGGGTTTTCAACCAGCTCCTGCTTTCATGGGGCATCATTGACCACCCCGTCCCATGGCTGTCAAACCCGAATGTTGCGATTTGGTCTGTCATCATCGCCAACATCTGGGTCGGCATCCCTTTCAATATGCTGCTCATATCCGCCGGCCTCGGTTCGCTTCCGGAAGATGTCTATGAAAGCGCCAGCCTTGACGGCGCAGGCCGTTTCCAGAAATTCATCCATATCACCCTGCCCTTATTGCGCCCGGTGATTACCGTCGTCATGATGCTCGGCTTTATTTACACCTTCAAAGTGTTCGACCTTGTCTTTGTGATGACGGGCGGCGGTCCGGTACAGTCGACCGAAGTCCTTTCAACCGTGAGCTACCGCTATTCTTTTAACGAGTTTCAGTTCAGTATGGGAGCTGCCAGCGCCAATGTCTTGTTTTTGATTCTCCTTTTGGTCAGTCTCGTCTATCTGCGGCTGATTAAAAAAGATGAGGTGATGTAGTCATGCCGCGACGAAAAGAATGGCTCCTCAACATCATCGGGATTTTCATCACGGCTGTGTTTCTCTTTCCCGTTTACTGGATGATCGTCACGGCCTTGAAAAGCGAAGCCGAATTGTTTAAGATGCCGCCTTCCTTGTGGCCTGAGACATTCCAGCTTTCCAATTTTCAAGCTGTTTTTAAAGAGGGTGTCACCGGACATTTCATGAACAGCGTGCTGATTTCGGGAGTTGCGGCCGCGATTGTTCTGCTTTTGGCCGTCCCTTCCGCCTACGGTTTGGCCCGCTTTCCAATCCGCGGCAGGAAATGGTTCATCCTGTTGTTTCTGGTGACGCAGATGCTGCCGGCGACCGTTATTTTGACGCCGCTGTTTATCGCGTTTAACAAGCTGCACATCCTCAACACGTACATCGGACCGATTTTGGCCGCCGCAACACTTGGCATCCCTTTCTCGGTTTTGATGCTCAGAACCTTTTTTCTCGGGATACCGAAGGAGCTTGAAGATGCCGCCAAAATTGACGGGTGCAGCCGTTTTACAGCGTTTGTCCGCATCATTTTGCCTGTTGCCATGCCGGGAATTGCCGTCAGCGGAGCGATTTCCTTCTTTTTCGCATGGGGCGATTTAATTTACAGCATGACATTCAACAGAAACCAGGAATTGTGGCCGCTTACGGCGGGCATCTACAATGTGATCAGCCAATACGGCATTCAGTGGAATCATCTGATGGCATTTGCCGTCATTTCGGTTGTTCCGGTCATCATCATGTTTGTCATGCTGCAAAAACATCTTGTCAAAGGGCTTGTCAGCGGTTCAATCAAGTAAAAAGAAAGGGTGCTTTACCATGAAATTTTCCGACGGCTACTGGCTGACCCGTGACGGGTATGAGATCAGCACGCCAAAAGAAGCTTACGACCACCGGATTGATGAACATTCATTAACGGTTTACGGACCCGTCAAAGCGATTCAAAAAAGAGGAGACACGCTGGATACCCGCATGCTCACCGTCAGGTTTTCAAGCCCGTTTAGGGATGTGATCCGCGTGCAGGTTTTTCATTATAAAGGAAGGTCGCCAAAACAACCGGAATTTAAGCTGCAAATGACAGACACGAAGCCTCTCGTTTCAAATACGGACAATGAATTGACGCTGAAAAGCGGCCGCTTAAGCGTCACCGTAAATCAACAAGATTGGCGCTATCAATTTTCGCGGGACGGACAGAAGCTCACAGGCAGCGAGCCGAACAGCCTCGCCTACATCGCGGGCGATGACGGACGCACCTTTATCAGGGAACAGCTCGATATCGGCGTCGGTGAAATGATCTACGGCCTCGGGGAGCGCTTTACGGCATTTGTGAAAAACGGCCAGAGCGTTGATATCTGGAACAAGGACGGGGGCACAAGCACTGAACAGGCCTATAAAAATGTCCCGTTTTACTTGTCGAACAAAGGGTACG is a window encoding:
- a CDS encoding ABC transporter substrate-binding protein, with translation MKKRCLMMICLAFLFVFASGCSGDGTDGQNAKEVKVWDYFTGKQQELYHELVDQYNQSQDRFQVVTEYIPFNEVKKQLSVGTAGNALPDAVFLDNVDNASFAAMGVLEDLTDRIEKWGQIDQFYEGPLSSARYQEKYYGIPFASNALALFYNNDLLQEAGVTGPPKTWDELKEAAKKASKGQTKGFAMSAVKSEEGAFQFYPFLLSAGADFDSLQSKEAEHSLQFLTDLVKEGAMSKEVLNATQDDLARQFAAGQLAMMINGSWNIERLKGAEQLDYGITFIPKDQRYASALGGENLAVVKGKNTEGAWDFITWLLDPGRLETLTAETGVFPPRKDLLESSDHWKTDQNLKSFIPIMDIASARGPSKDWPHISESLQMALQQALSESKTPKEALDEAARKVETLK
- a CDS encoding sugar ABC transporter permease, with amino-acid sequence MIKAFVRKWEGYFFIFPAVLFMLALIGYPLIYNILLGFQNLSLANFASQDAGFVGFENYKRLAQENVFWVSLKNTLLYTVGSVVFQFAAGFLLALFFSMKFRLAPFLRGLMMVSWLIPLTVTALLFKFMMASGEGVFNQLLLSWGIIDHPVPWLSNPNVAIWSVIIANIWVGIPFNMLLISAGLGSLPEDVYESASLDGAGRFQKFIHITLPLLRPVITVVMMLGFIYTFKVFDLVFVMTGGGPVQSTEVLSTVSYRYSFNEFQFSMGAASANVLFLILLLVSLVYLRLIKKDEVM
- a CDS encoding carbohydrate ABC transporter permease gives rise to the protein MPRRKEWLLNIIGIFITAVFLFPVYWMIVTALKSEAELFKMPPSLWPETFQLSNFQAVFKEGVTGHFMNSVLISGVAAAIVLLLAVPSAYGLARFPIRGRKWFILLFLVTQMLPATVILTPLFIAFNKLHILNTYIGPILAAATLGIPFSVLMLRTFFLGIPKELEDAAKIDGCSRFTAFVRIILPVAMPGIAVSGAISFFFAWGDLIYSMTFNRNQELWPLTAGIYNVISQYGIQWNHLMAFAVISVVPVIIMFVMLQKHLVKGLVSGSIK